One Panicum virgatum strain AP13 chromosome 9K, P.virgatum_v5, whole genome shotgun sequence genomic region harbors:
- the LOC120651975 gene encoding LOB domain-containing protein 37, translating to MSCNGCRVLRKGCSEGCVLRPCLRWIDAADAQGHATVFVAKFFGRAGLLSFISAVPDAQRPALFQSLLYEAAGRTINPVHGAVGLLGTGNWHLCQAAVDTVLRGGAIAPLPELGGGRGDGAGSGDLYGPAAGGWSTFSTAKLVRKAAGEAAAGASCDLGLCLSPGSPRAPGEPRAPLLRPGTPSMSSDESVTTTTTGGDREPVLLNLFP from the exons ATGAGCTGCAACGGCTGCCGGGTGCTGCGCAAGGGCTGCAGCGAGGGCTGCGTGCTGCGCCCCTGCCTGCGGTGGAtcgacgccgccgacgcgcaGGGCCACGCCACCGTCTTCGTCGCCAAGTTCTTCGGCCGCGCGGGCCTCCTCTCCTTCATCTCCGCCGTGCCCGACGCGCAGCGACCTG CGCTGTTCCAGTCCCTGCTGTAcgaggcggcggggcggaccATCAACCCGGTGCACGGCGCGGTGGGGCTGCTGGGCACGGGGAACTGGCACCTCTGCCAGGCCGCCGTCGACACCGTGCTGCGGGGCGGCGCCATCGCCCCGCTCCCGGAGCTCGGCGggggccgcggcgacggcgccgggaGCGGGGACCTCTacggcccggccgccggcggctggTCCACCTTCTCCACGGCCAAGCTGGTGCgcaaggccgccggcgaggcggcggcgggggcgtccTGCGACCTCGGGCTGTGCCTGAGCCCCGGGTCCCCGCGGGCGCCCGGGGAGCCGAGGGCGCCCCTCCTGCGGCCGGGCACGCCGTCCATGAGCTCGGACGAGTCCGTGACGACGACCACGACCGGCGGCGACAGGGAGCCGGTGCTGCTCAACCTCTTCCCCTGA